The following are from one region of the Achromobacter xylosoxidans genome:
- the accD gene encoding acetyl-CoA carboxylase, carboxyltransferase subunit beta, which produces MSWIEKLLPPRINKTSESGPRRVPEGLWVKCPSCESVLYSEDLAANLHVCPKCDHHMRIGARARIDSLLDVEGRVEIGQTTRSVDTLKFKDTRKYPERLQEAVKQTGETDALVVMSGSIRGVSATLACFEFEFMGGSMGSVVGERFARGAQAALDNKTPFICVAASGGARMQESLLSLMQMAKTNAMLTRLSAAGLPFISVLTDPTMGGVSASFAFMGDVVIAEPKALIGFAGPRVIEQTVREKLPEGFQRAEFLLQKGAIDMVVDRRQLREEIARLLALLTNQPADVVTA; this is translated from the coding sequence ATGAGCTGGATCGAAAAACTCCTGCCTCCTCGCATCAATAAAACCAGCGAAAGCGGCCCCCGCCGCGTTCCCGAAGGCCTATGGGTGAAATGCCCGTCGTGCGAATCGGTGCTGTACAGCGAAGACCTGGCGGCCAATCTGCACGTCTGCCCCAAGTGCGACCACCACATGCGCATCGGGGCCCGTGCCCGCATCGATTCGCTGCTGGATGTCGAGGGCCGCGTCGAGATCGGCCAGACCACGCGTTCGGTCGATACGCTGAAGTTCAAGGACACGCGCAAGTACCCCGAGCGCCTGCAGGAAGCGGTCAAGCAAACCGGCGAAACCGACGCGCTGGTGGTCATGAGCGGTTCGATCCGCGGCGTATCCGCTACGCTGGCCTGCTTTGAATTCGAATTCATGGGCGGCTCCATGGGCTCGGTGGTGGGCGAGCGCTTCGCGCGCGGCGCCCAGGCCGCGCTGGACAACAAGACGCCCTTCATCTGCGTGGCTGCCTCGGGCGGCGCGCGCATGCAGGAAAGCCTGCTGTCGCTGATGCAGATGGCCAAGACCAACGCCATGCTGACTCGCCTGTCGGCGGCCGGCCTGCCGTTCATCAGCGTGTTGACCGACCCCACCATGGGCGGCGTGTCGGCCAGCTTCGCCTTCATGGGCGACGTGGTCATTGCCGAGCCCAAGGCGCTGATCGGCTTTGCCGGCCCGCGCGTGATCGAACAGACCGTGCGCGAAAAGCTGCCAGAAGGCTTCCAGCGCGCCGAGTTCCTGCTGCAGAAGGGCGCCATCGACATGGTCGTGGACCGCCGCCAACTGCGCGAGGAAATCGCCCGCCTGCTGGCCTTGCTGACCAATCAACCGGCGGACGTGGTTACGGCTTGA
- a CDS encoding Bug family tripartite tricarboxylate transporter substrate binding protein, translating to MNTPCTPARPLTRMTVAIGLALAFSCGSSAVMAEEFPNKPLRMVVGFAPGGGADIVARLVGAKMAESLGQQVVVENRAGATGTIAADNVARSPADGYSLFLGSQSTMVVAPSLFPSLPFKPEKDFAPVSQIVTMPLILVVNPALVDAKTVQQLTEQIRKAGDGAMSYASSGQGGPQHIAGELFAHMVGTKVTHVPYKGESAAMADVLGGHVPYMFANLPVALPHINSGKVRPLAITSLKRDPKAPQIPTLAESGFKDFEVSTWYGVFAPANTPKPVVAKLSDSIRAAVQQSDMQAKLSEQGFTVVGSDSDAFTRFVGTELPRWSVLIRDIGIKPE from the coding sequence ATGAACACCCCCTGTACGCCCGCGCGTCCGCTGACGCGCATGACTGTTGCCATAGGCCTGGCCCTCGCATTTTCCTGCGGCTCGTCCGCCGTCATGGCCGAGGAGTTTCCGAATAAGCCGCTGCGCATGGTCGTGGGCTTTGCGCCGGGAGGCGGGGCGGACATCGTGGCGCGCCTGGTTGGCGCCAAGATGGCCGAAAGCCTGGGGCAGCAGGTGGTGGTCGAAAACCGGGCGGGCGCCACGGGCACTATCGCCGCCGACAACGTCGCGCGTTCGCCTGCCGACGGCTATTCGCTGTTCCTGGGTTCGCAGTCCACCATGGTGGTGGCGCCTTCGCTGTTTCCGTCCCTGCCGTTCAAGCCCGAGAAGGACTTTGCGCCGGTTTCGCAGATCGTGACCATGCCGCTGATCCTGGTGGTCAATCCGGCCCTGGTGGACGCCAAGACCGTGCAGCAACTGACCGAACAGATCCGCAAGGCCGGCGATGGCGCAATGAGCTATGCCTCGTCGGGCCAGGGCGGTCCGCAGCACATTGCCGGCGAGCTGTTTGCGCACATGGTGGGTACCAAGGTGACGCACGTGCCGTACAAGGGCGAATCGGCGGCCATGGCCGACGTGCTGGGTGGCCATGTGCCGTACATGTTCGCCAATCTGCCGGTGGCGTTGCCGCACATCAATTCGGGCAAGGTCCGGCCGCTGGCCATCACCAGCCTGAAGCGCGACCCCAAGGCGCCGCAGATCCCGACCCTGGCCGAGTCCGGCTTCAAGGACTTCGAAGTGTCGACCTGGTATGGCGTGTTTGCGCCGGCCAATACGCCCAAGCCCGTGGTGGCCAAGCTCTCCGATTCCATTCGCGCCGCCGTGCAGCAGAGCGATATGCAGGCCAAGCTCAGCGAGCAGGGTTTCACGGTGGTGGGCAGCGATTCCGACGCCTTCACGCGTTTCGTGGGTACGGAGCTGCCGCGCTGGTCGGTGCTGATCCGCGACATAGGCATCAAACCCGAATAA
- a CDS encoding UxaA family hydrolase, which yields MIDFTEKRAAGPVIRLHSADNVVVARVPIGIGMAVPSEGIVSRSQIPAGHKIAARDLRAGEPILKYNVCIGFAAGDIPAGTYVHSHNMDFQEFDRDYAHARDYVATPVLPESEQARFLGIVRANGQVATRNYIGVMATVNCSATVVHRIAEAFTPQLMAAYPNVDGVVALSHGMGCGMEMSGEPMDLLRRTMGGYACHANFAAVLIVGLGCERNQLDALLKDQGLEAGARLKTFIMQETGGTRKTIEAGVAAVQALLPEANDVERVPVPARHLTVGLQCGGSDGFSSITANPALGAAMDILVRHGGTAILSETPEIYGVEHTLTSRARNREVGEKLVQRIRWWKEEYSPGRDVQINGKVSPGNQMGGLANIFEKSLGSSMKGGTTALMEVYRYAEPVRQPGMVFMDTPGFDPVSATGQIAGGANMICFTTGRGSMFGAKPVPSIKLATNTPMYERLTEDMDVNCGDILDGTATLQEVAQRIFEEILLVASGTRSKSELLGLGDHEFVPWNIGVVS from the coding sequence ATGATCGATTTCACTGAAAAACGCGCGGCCGGACCCGTGATCCGGCTGCATTCCGCGGACAACGTCGTGGTGGCGCGCGTGCCAATCGGCATAGGCATGGCCGTGCCCTCCGAAGGCATCGTCAGCCGCAGCCAGATCCCGGCCGGGCATAAGATCGCGGCCCGCGACCTGCGCGCCGGCGAGCCCATCCTCAAGTACAACGTCTGTATCGGCTTTGCGGCGGGCGATATTCCGGCGGGCACCTACGTCCATTCGCACAACATGGACTTCCAGGAGTTCGACCGCGACTACGCGCATGCGCGCGATTACGTGGCCACGCCGGTCCTGCCCGAGTCCGAGCAGGCGCGCTTTCTCGGCATCGTGCGCGCCAATGGACAGGTCGCCACGCGCAACTACATCGGCGTCATGGCGACGGTCAATTGTTCGGCGACGGTGGTGCACCGCATCGCCGAGGCCTTCACGCCGCAGCTGATGGCCGCCTATCCCAATGTGGACGGCGTGGTGGCGCTGAGCCATGGCATGGGCTGCGGCATGGAGATGTCCGGCGAACCCATGGACCTGTTGCGCCGGACGATGGGCGGCTACGCCTGCCACGCCAACTTTGCCGCCGTGCTGATCGTCGGGCTGGGCTGCGAGCGCAACCAGCTGGATGCCTTGCTCAAGGACCAGGGCCTGGAGGCGGGCGCGCGGCTGAAGACTTTCATCATGCAGGAGACCGGCGGCACGCGCAAAACCATCGAAGCGGGCGTCGCCGCCGTGCAGGCGCTGCTGCCCGAGGCCAATGACGTCGAGCGCGTGCCGGTGCCGGCGCGGCACCTGACGGTGGGCCTGCAATGCGGCGGCTCGGACGGCTTTTCGTCCATTACCGCCAATCCGGCATTGGGGGCGGCCATGGACATCCTGGTGCGCCACGGCGGCACCGCCATCCTGTCCGAAACGCCCGAGATCTACGGCGTGGAACACACCTTGACCTCGCGCGCCCGCAACCGCGAGGTCGGCGAAAAGCTGGTGCAGCGCATCCGCTGGTGGAAGGAAGAGTATTCGCCGGGGCGCGATGTGCAGATCAATGGCAAGGTCAGCCCTGGCAACCAGATGGGCGGATTGGCCAACATTTTCGAGAAGTCGCTGGGCTCCTCGATGAAGGGCGGCACCACGGCGTTGATGGAGGTCTACCGCTACGCGGAGCCGGTGCGCCAGCCCGGCATGGTGTTCATGGATACGCCGGGCTTCGACCCGGTGTCCGCAACCGGACAGATCGCCGGCGGGGCCAACATGATCTGTTTCACCACCGGGCGCGGCTCGATGTTCGGCGCCAAGCCCGTGCCTTCGATCAAGCTGGCGACCAACACGCCGATGTACGAAAGGCTGACGGAGGACATGGACGTCAATTGCGGCGACATCCTGGACGGCACCGCGACCCTGCAGGAAGTGGCGCAGCGCATCTTCGAGGAAATCCTGCTGGTGGCTTCCGGCACGCGCAGCAAGAGCGAACTCCTGGGACTGGGTGATCACGAGTTCGTGCCCTGGAACATCGGCGTGGTGAGCTGA
- the trpA gene encoding tryptophan synthase subunit alpha translates to MTTRTDRIAAAFARTAESGRAAALIPYIAAGDPSPAATVPLMHALVEAGADVIELGVPFSDPMADGPVIQRAADRAIAQGVGLARVLELVAEFRQRDASTPVVLMGYANPIERMGQADFARRAEQAGVDGVLVVDYPPEEVVEFAATLGEHGIAPIFLLAPTSTEARIKAVAEVARGYVYYVSLKGVTGSGSLNTDDVAERLAVIRRHVRDIPVGVGFGIRDAESAQRVARAADAVVIGSKLIETMEQAAANAPAAQKTDAAVTAASGWLRTIRQALDQVKRASASA, encoded by the coding sequence ATGACCACTCGCACCGACCGCATCGCCGCCGCTTTTGCGCGCACCGCCGAATCCGGCCGCGCCGCGGCGCTGATTCCCTATATTGCCGCGGGCGACCCTTCGCCCGCCGCGACCGTACCCCTGATGCACGCGCTGGTCGAGGCCGGCGCCGACGTCATCGAGCTGGGTGTGCCGTTCTCGGATCCCATGGCCGACGGCCCGGTGATCCAGCGTGCCGCCGACCGCGCCATCGCGCAGGGCGTGGGCCTGGCCCGCGTGCTGGAGCTGGTGGCTGAATTCCGCCAGCGCGACGCATCCACGCCGGTGGTGCTCATGGGTTATGCCAACCCCATCGAACGCATGGGCCAGGCCGATTTCGCGCGCCGCGCCGAGCAGGCGGGCGTGGACGGCGTGCTGGTGGTGGACTATCCGCCCGAAGAGGTCGTCGAGTTCGCCGCCACGCTGGGTGAGCACGGCATTGCGCCGATCTTCCTGTTGGCGCCCACGTCCACGGAAGCGCGCATCAAGGCCGTCGCCGAAGTGGCGCGGGGTTACGTGTACTACGTGTCGCTCAAGGGCGTCACGGGTTCGGGTTCGCTCAACACCGACGACGTCGCCGAGCGTCTGGCCGTGATCCGCCGCCACGTGCGCGACATTCCGGTCGGCGTGGGCTTCGGCATCCGCGACGCCGAAAGCGCCCAGCGCGTGGCGCGCGCGGCCGACGCCGTCGTGATCGGCAGCAAGCTGATTGAAACCATGGAGCAGGCGGCGGCGAATGCCCCGGCGGCCCAGAAAACAGACGCCGCAGTCACCGCCGCCAGCGGCTGGCTGCGCACCATCCGGCAAGCGCTGGATCAAGTAAAACGAGCAAGCGCGTCGGCCTGA
- a CDS encoding dihydrodipicolinate synthase family protein: MSTQASIPGVFSPVLTPFDAAYRPALGRYVKHCRWLREQSVGLAIFGTNSEANSLALSEKRSLLDALLEAGVEPSALMPGTGACALPDAIELTRHAVRSGSMGVLVLPPFYYKGVSDEGLFRYYAELIEGVGDARLRMYLYHIPPVSQVPLSLDLINRLLDRYPGQVAGVKDSGGDWNNTAAMIERFAPRGFKVYAGSEAFLLQTLRAGGVGCITATGNVNPGPIVALQQRWQEADADARQAGLNATRNVFGKFPMIPAMKAAIAWKSGDPAWATVRPPLVELNAEQRSALQAALDDNGFDMPGAQTLADN; this comes from the coding sequence ATGAGCACCCAAGCCAGCATTCCCGGCGTTTTTTCTCCGGTCCTGACGCCGTTCGACGCAGCCTATCGCCCGGCCCTGGGCCGCTATGTGAAGCACTGCCGCTGGCTGCGCGAACAATCCGTCGGGCTGGCCATATTCGGCACCAACTCGGAAGCCAACTCGCTGGCCCTGTCGGAAAAGCGCAGTCTGCTGGACGCGCTGCTGGAAGCCGGCGTGGAACCGTCCGCGCTGATGCCCGGCACTGGCGCCTGCGCGCTGCCCGATGCGATCGAACTGACCCGCCACGCCGTGCGCAGCGGCAGCATGGGCGTGCTGGTCCTGCCCCCCTTCTATTACAAGGGCGTAAGCGACGAAGGCCTGTTCCGCTACTACGCCGAACTGATCGAAGGCGTGGGCGATGCCCGGTTGCGCATGTACCTGTATCACATCCCTCCCGTGAGCCAGGTGCCGCTGAGCCTGGACCTGATCAATCGGCTGCTGGACCGCTATCCTGGCCAGGTCGCCGGCGTGAAGGACAGCGGCGGGGACTGGAACAACACGGCCGCCATGATCGAACGCTTCGCGCCGCGCGGCTTCAAAGTCTATGCGGGCAGCGAAGCCTTTCTGCTGCAAACCCTGCGCGCCGGCGGCGTGGGCTGCATCACCGCCACCGGCAACGTCAATCCTGGCCCCATCGTCGCCCTGCAACAGCGCTGGCAGGAAGCCGACGCCGACGCCCGCCAGGCCGGACTGAACGCGACCCGCAACGTGTTCGGTAAATTCCCCATGATCCCCGCGATGAAAGCCGCTATTGCCTGGAAATCCGGCGATCCGGCCTGGGCGACCGTGCGCCCGCCCCTGGTGGAACTGAACGCAGAGCAGCGCTCTGCCCTGCAGGCCGCGCTGGACGACAATGGCTTTGACATGCCGGGCGCGCAGACCCTGGCAGACAACTAG
- a CDS encoding LysR family transcriptional regulator, with translation MDTRYVQSFVSVVECGSLAEAARRLDLTPAAIAARVRTLEEELGATLIKRVGRSVKATEAGLKVLERARSVLREVRDLRASASDDAPLGELRLGVSVSALTGIMPTVLARLYRRLPKLAVFVEPGTSNHLYHRVINGDLDAAFIVKPQFNLSKGYAWKLVAEEPLVVLAPPDTVSNDAHELMSTQPFIRYDRNVWGGRLADQYLRQHGIVPRERLEVDGLMGIACMVSEGLGVSLVPDWAPDWVDSRRVKRVPLPGRAPLRCMGIIWARHMPHSALAEAFVEEAGLALNLPAEPIEDE, from the coding sequence TTGGATACGCGATATGTGCAGAGCTTTGTGTCGGTGGTCGAATGCGGATCGCTGGCGGAGGCCGCGCGCCGGCTGGACCTGACCCCCGCCGCGATCGCGGCGCGGGTGCGCACCCTGGAAGAGGAGCTGGGCGCCACCCTCATCAAGCGCGTCGGCCGCAGCGTCAAGGCGACCGAGGCGGGCCTGAAGGTGCTGGAGCGGGCCCGCAGCGTATTGCGCGAAGTGCGGGACCTGCGCGCCAGCGCCAGCGACGACGCGCCGCTGGGCGAATTGCGGCTGGGCGTGTCGGTGTCGGCGCTGACGGGCATCATGCCCACCGTGCTGGCGCGCCTGTACCGGCGCCTGCCCAAACTGGCGGTGTTCGTGGAGCCGGGCACCTCCAATCACCTGTACCACCGCGTGATCAACGGCGACCTGGACGCGGCCTTCATCGTCAAACCGCAATTCAACCTGTCCAAGGGCTACGCCTGGAAATTGGTGGCGGAAGAGCCGCTGGTGGTGCTGGCGCCGCCCGATACCGTGAGCAATGACGCCCACGAACTCATGAGCACGCAGCCTTTCATACGCTATGACCGCAATGTCTGGGGCGGCCGGCTGGCGGACCAGTACCTGCGCCAGCACGGCATCGTGCCGCGCGAGCGTCTGGAGGTCGATGGCCTGATGGGCATCGCCTGCATGGTGTCGGAAGGGCTGGGCGTGTCGCTGGTGCCCGATTGGGCGCCCGATTGGGTGGACAGCCGGCGCGTCAAGCGCGTGCCGCTGCCGGGGCGCGCGCCGCTGCGCTGCATGGGGATCATCTGGGCCCGGCATATGCCGCATTCGGCGCTGGCGGAAGCATTCGTTGAAGAGGCCGGTCTGGCCTTGAACCTGCCTGCGGAGCCGATAGAGGACGAGTGA
- a CDS encoding acyloxyacyl hydrolase, with the protein MQLIKKKMLTGLVGLALAATASLASAQSSEGTQGGVSMHYGIGDHYQRLTINYETASVWTYQFGGNWGRLDLTPELGASYWKANGSRSPGHVWQLNAIPMFRWWTGERFYIEAGIGATLFSSTRFADENISTAFQFGDHIGMGFLVTPNNRIGLRYSHFSNASIKRPNPGLDVLQLTYTYQF; encoded by the coding sequence ATGCAGTTGATCAAGAAGAAGATGCTTACCGGCCTTGTGGGGCTTGCCCTGGCTGCAACCGCGTCGCTGGCAAGCGCCCAATCGTCCGAGGGCACCCAGGGCGGTGTCAGCATGCATTACGGCATTGGCGACCACTACCAGCGCCTGACGATCAACTACGAAACGGCTTCCGTCTGGACCTACCAGTTCGGCGGCAATTGGGGCCGCCTGGACCTGACGCCCGAACTGGGCGCGTCCTACTGGAAGGCGAACGGCTCGCGCTCCCCGGGCCATGTCTGGCAGCTCAATGCCATCCCGATGTTCCGCTGGTGGACTGGCGAACGCTTCTACATTGAAGCGGGTATCGGCGCCACGCTCTTCTCCAGCACGCGTTTCGCCGACGAGAACATCAGCACCGCTTTCCAGTTTGGCGACCACATCGGCATGGGCTTTCTCGTGACGCCGAACAACCGCATCGGCCTGCGCTATTCGCATTTCTCGAACGCCAGCATCAAGCGCCCGAACCCGGGCCTGGACGTGCTGCAGCTGACCTACACCTACCAGTTCTGA